One Argentina anserina chromosome 6, drPotAnse1.1, whole genome shotgun sequence genomic window, ACATACCAACTACCATAATTGGAGTCAAATTATCCAAATGAATCAATGTTGGCAtttcaaataataatattcACAACTGGCTAAATCATGACAAGTCAGAAATGATAGAACTGACTCGATCACAAAATCCAAATCTATAGAGCTCCGGGAGTATTGAAATTCTTAATACATAATGTGTTAAGAGTAGTTCAAAGTATAGGACATTGCACGAAATTGTGACTAAAAGAACAATTCACGTCTCTGAAATTTTGAGACTCCAATGGGATTTACATGAACAGaaacaaatatcaaatttTCAGTCAAAAATACAAATGGATAAATGATGGGCTGATGGCATTTCAAAGAGTAGCTGGCACTAATTGGACATGTCAGAAAATAGAATATGGGACAGCTAATACAACCAGAAAGCCAGATTCTAGTGAATTTCATAGTAATGAGATTTACAATGTGTATATCCTTCAAATGGACCTAAACTTGCCTAGGTTGCATTACAGGTAATGTATGACTACTTTTGTACAGGTTATGAAGCTGATATTGGGGAGTATACTAGCAAGGTGTAGAAGAAGCATTTACATGGGGTCATGGAGGTAATgtaccttcttttttttggagGTCAAAACAAAGCAGAAAGAACCCTTTCCATCAAGCAGTGTTTGTTATTGAGCCAGTCTTATTCAACCTTGCAAGAATTCCAGTTGCCTTCCTCTTAGCCCTTGATGTTCCACTCTGTGCAAGTCTGGAAACTGTACCATTCGCCATTTCCTCATCCTTTATCTCCTTCAATTTGGACCGACTGCGAAAGCAGATATTGTAAATGATCACAATGCAATTCTCCTTGTTGCGCTCACAATCACTCTCCCTTATGATCTTAATCAAGCACGACACAGCGCCAAGGTCACACAAATCTTGAATAGCCTTCTGATTGGTCGAAATGATTGCAAGTGTAGTCAGCAACCCGGCAATGAATACACCATCCATTATCTTCTTCAGAATCACCCACACCGCTCCAGCATTGACAGCTCTTTCTCTATTTTCAAGGTCTGTACATAGGAGATATATGGCCATAGAAACATCATTCATGGCTAATGGATTCCCCTCATTTAACAGGTTAATCAGAGGTTTGAGAGCACCAGATCTGCCAATAACAGTCTTGTTGGAATCAATGGCTGATAATGTGAAGAAAGTTGCAGCAGCATTGctttttgtttgaattgttCCAGACATTAAGGATTCAATAAGGAGAGGGATCACCAAGGAGTTTTCAGCAACTAATCTCTTATTGTTGTCATGAATCGAAACGTTTAGTAGAGTTGTGATCAAGTCTTCTTGAAGGTCAGGATGAGTGGAAACCTGGCCCTGTGAAAGTGGACTCAGCATTTGTGGAATGATCTCAGCAGACTCTCCAAACAGTGCCCGAAATGATGAACTCCTCTTTGTTAGAAGCCGAAGTTCCTTTGCTGCTTGTTTCTGATCAGTCAGGGATGATGAAGTCGTCTTCTCGAGAAGTGCATTCAAATAGTTTCCGTCGGCGCTGGCGACAACTTCCTCACCAATATCCTGAACAGGAGTTGGAGAGTCAATACCATGCTCCTTGCACCATTGTGAAATCAATTGATGGACCAAGTTATTCGGGGTCAGGATAGTATGAGCAAGGAGTTGGTTGGTCTGAGGGCATGTCCGGCTGCCTTGGTTCAACAACCTCTGGATGAATGGCCTATCATAAGTCTGCAGTTCATCAACAGAAATTAAGAAGGATTAGAAATTGCATAAACATAGTGCGAAATCAAGCTTCATAAGCCAAGCAAGCCTCTTTACAGCAAACCAATTTGGAGTCATTAAGCAATAACCCATTTGTAACCAATGAAACCCAATTTTCTGCCTCTAAATTTCTAATGAAGGAAGGGAGCAACACTGAATCACATGCTTTTCTATTAATGAACACTCTTTGCTCACATCCACAAGAACAGTTCCAGAGTTCACAAGTCCTTAAACTCACATATGTCACACTCTaaatcaattttctttttgggtCTTGAAAGATGAGGCAGACAATAACACTCTAACATTCTTAAACCCCCAACTCCAAAAGCACATAAACGACATTGATACCCAAATTGatgaacaacaaaaaaaaacagaatccCAGAACCAAGAATGATCAAACTTTCAATTACTACATAACTTTCTTGCATGCGTaatcagaaatcaaacaagggTACATTCACGAAGCCCATACCTGTCCAGTGGCCAAGACAACAGGGTCAGTCATGAGCTTTCCAGATATAGGACACCTAAATTCTTGAGGAACATCAAGAACACCAAAAGAGAGAGACTCAGACATCTTCAACTTCTTCAAAGAAGACAAAGCTCTCATAGCCTCCTCAGCAGTCTCCACCGCATAGTCTTCATCTTCAACAATGTCCCTGACCAGCTTCCCCAACTGCTTCTTTATCTCCATGGCGGCTTCTTTATCAGTCTCTTCCAAGACACCTGTTTTGGCCATTTGTCAAGAAACCCAACAAAACTAGACCGGAGAATTGCTCCAACTGTCTTCTTCACACTAATGAGTTTTTGTCACAGAGTGAACTGtgagcttcttcttcatcatctgtcAGAgcagagaaaaaaagaagaagaagaagaagaagaagaagaagatggaagAGTCTCTGTATTTGtcttgctctgttttttttttgggggtaTGTGAAGGAGTGTGACACGCAAACTTGAGTATCAACTGGCAAATGGGGTCTAGCCAACAATATGTAATGTAAAGTCCTTCTCTGTCACTCACTGCAAGAGTCACCAATACTATTTTACCGTCAATTTGTGTGCCAAAATGAATTAGGCAAAAACAATGACGACGCAATATTGAAATCTACTCCtgttttttgattaatttcttttctttctatttgatttttgttaacAAAAGTTTATCTCTCTTACAACTTTTAACGATGGTAGTCATCTCCTACGGTTGTGCCTACGAGCCGCATATGCCATTGACTTGGCTTGATGGCGTCTAATAAGGTGACTGTAGCCTCGTCGTGAAAGTAATGAGGCTCCGAAAGAGAGGTTAGAGAGGCAGAGAGCACAGAGCACCTCTCTCTTCTAGCTTCACATTTGATCAACTTAGGAGTGCTTGCTCTAGATGGTTTAGTGACTGTCGTCTGTGCTATTCCTTTGTTTTGTTGGAGGAAAAAGTAAGCTCAGCGTAAAACGTGGGAATAAAAAACTTGAGATACGATTTCTTCCATTTGCATAACTTCAATGGGCGAAGAAGCCAAGCGCTATGTTACAGACTATTATAGACTTGTTATCAGAACTAAGCTACATTCTTTAAGCAGAGTAGTATCACATACAACAAAAGCAGAAGGACCCCCAGTGGTAATCGGCTGCCTTCAGCTTTTTGAACTTCATACGGGCCAGAGAAGCTTTGAGAATGAGTCAACCTTCATATTACCTTTTTATCAATCAGGCAGAAGTTGCATTCTTGGAGCTACATGCATAATGAGGTTTCAGTAACCAAAACGGGCA contains:
- the LOC126799466 gene encoding U-box domain-containing protein 9-like yields the protein MAKTGVLEETDKEAAMEIKKQLGKLVRDIVEDEDYAVETAEEAMRALSSLKKLKMSESLSFGVLDVPQEFRCPISGKLMTDPVVLATGQTYDRPFIQRLLNQGSRTCPQTNQLLAHTILTPNNLVHQLISQWCKEHGIDSPTPVQDIGEEVVASADGNYLNALLEKTTSSSLTDQKQAAKELRLLTKRSSSFRALFGESAEIIPQMLSPLSQGQVSTHPDLQEDLITTLLNVSIHDNNKRLVAENSLVIPLLIESLMSGTIQTKSNAAATFFTLSAIDSNKTVIGRSGALKPLINLLNEGNPLAMNDVSMAIYLLCTDLENRERAVNAGAVWVILKKIMDGVFIAGLLTTLAIISTNQKAIQDLCDLGAVSCLIKIIRESDCERNKENCIVIIYNICFRSRSKLKEIKDEEMANGTVSRLAQSGTSRAKRKATGILARLNKTGSITNTA